In a genomic window of Arvicanthis niloticus isolate mArvNil1 chromosome 8, mArvNil1.pat.X, whole genome shotgun sequence:
- the Net1 gene encoding neuroepithelial cell-transforming gene 1 protein isoform X2: MVAHDEIGGLLPIKRTIRVLDVNNQPFREQEEPSNKRVRPLARVTSLANLISPVRNGAVRRFGQTIQSFTLRGDHRSPASAQKPFSRSTVPTPTKRRSSALWSEMLDISMKESLTTREIKRQEAIYELSRGEQDLIEDLKLARKAYHDPMLKLSIMSEEELTHIFGDLDAYIPLHEDLLARIGEATKPDGTVEQIGHILVNWLPGLNAYRGYCSNQLAAKALLDQKKQDPRVQDFLQRCLESPFSRKLDLWSFLDIPRSRLVKYPLLLKEILRHTPKDHLDVQLLEEAILIIQGVLSDINLKKGESECQYYIDKLEYLDEKQKDPRIEASKVLLCHGELKNKSGHKLYIFLFQDILVLTRPVTRNERHSYQVYRQPIPVQELVLEDLQDGDVRMGGSFRGAFGNSDKAKNIFRVRFQDPSPGQSHTLQANDVFHKQQWFNCIRSAIAPFQRAASPLELQGLPDLHEECEENNPSAGNLRAQRRSCVVPGVMQVDTESSLECSSSVQTGEDTRNGKTQRPQPGLRRARDKVQSGGKKKETLV, encoded by the exons ATGGTGGCGCATGATGAGATCGGAGGTCTCCTGCCCATTAAAAGGACGATCCGAGTCTTAGACGTTAATAACCAACCCTTCAGGGAGCAGGAG gagCCAAGCAATAAAAGAGTTCGGCCTCTAGCCCGGGTCACATCCTTGGCAAACTTAATCTCTCCTGTAAGAAATGGAGCAGTCAGGCGCTTTGGTCAAACCATACAg TCGTTTACCCTTCGTGGTGACCACAGATCCCCAGCCTCTGCCCAGAAGCCATTCAGCAGGTCCACTGTCCCCACGCCCACCAAGAGAAGAAGCAGTGCATTATGGTCGGAGATGCTAGACATCAGTATGAAGGAGTCCTTGACCACTCGAGAGATCAAACGTCAAGAG GCAATATATGAATTGTCCCGAGGAGAACAGGACTTAATTGAGGACCTCAAGCTCGCTAGAAAG GCCTACCATGACCCCATGTTAAAGCTGTCCATCATGTCGGAAGAGGAGCTCACGCATATATTTGGAGACTTGGATGCTTACATACCTCTGCATGAAG ATCTGTTAGCAAGAATAGGCGAAGCAACCAAGCCTGATGGGACTGTGGAGCAGATCGGTCACATTCTCGTGAACTGG TTACCAGGCCTGAATGCCTACAGAGGCTACTGTAGTAACCAGCTGGCGGCCAAGGCTCTTCTGGATCAGAAGAAACAAGATCCAAGAGTCCAAGACTTCCTCCAGCGCTGTCTGGAATCTCCTTTCAGTCGAAAACTAGATCTTTGGAGTTTCCTAGATATCCCTCGAAGTCGTCTTGTCAAGTACCCCTTACTGTTAAAGGAAATCCTTAGACACACTCCCAAAGACCACCTTGATGTTCAGCTTCTGGAGGAAGCA ATATTGATAATACAAGGAGTTCTTTCTGATATCAACTTGAAGAAAGGTGAATCTGAGTGTCAGTATTACATCGACAAGCTGGAGTACCTGGACGAGAAGCAGAAGGACCCCAGGATTGAAGCGAGCAAGGTGTTGCTGTGCCATGGGGAGCTGAAGAATAAAAGTGGCCAT AAACTatacattttcttatttcaagACATCTTGGTTTTGACTCGGCCTGTCACCCGAAATGAACGCCACTCCTACCAGGTTTACCGGCAGCCCATCCCAGTCCAGGAGCTGGTGCTGGAGGACCTGCAGGACGGGGATGTGCGCATGGGTGGCTCCTTCCGAGGAGCCTTCGGCAACTCAGACAAAG cTAAAAATATCTTTAGAGTCCGCTTCCAAGACCCTTCTCCAGGCCAGTCCCACACACTGCAAGCCAATGACGTCTTCCATAAGCAGCAGTGGTTCAACTGTATTCGCTCAGCCATTGCCCCTTTCCAGCGGGCCGCCAGCCCCCTAGAGCTTCAGGGCTTGCCAGACCTGCACGAAGAGTGTGAAGAGAACAACCCTTCTGCTGGGAATCTCAGAGCCCAGCGACGGTCATGCGTGGTTCCTGGTGTCATGCAGGTAGACACAGAAAGCTCGCTGGAGTGTAGCTCCAGTGTACAGACAGGGGAAGACACCAGGAACGGGAAGACACAGCGGCCCCAGCCTGGCTTACGAAGAGCAAGGGACAAAGTGCAGTCAGGTGGCAAAAAGAAAGAGACTTTGGTATAA
- the Calml5 gene encoding calmodulin-like protein 5, with the protein MSHGFTKEQVAEFHKAFDKFDKNKDGRINVQELGEIMKQLGKNLSEAQLKELISKLDKDGDGAISFEEFISALEKYKKGNRAGELRALFQVLDQNGDGYITVDELKQSLSKLSEPLSQEELEDMIRVADVDQDGKVNYEEFVRACVEN; encoded by the coding sequence ATGTCTCACGGGTTTACTAAGGAGCAGGTGGCTGAGTTCCACAAAGCTTTCGATAAGTTTGACAAGAATAAGGATGGCCGTATCAACGTCCAGGAACTTGGAGAAATAATGAAGCAGCTGGGCAAGAACCTCTCAGAGGCTCAACTGAAGGAGCTCATCTCCAAATTGGACAAAGATGGTGATGGCGCCATCAGCTTTGAAGAGTTCATATCGGCCTTGGAGAAGTATAAAAAAGGGAACAGGGCAGGGGAGCTGCGGGCTCTGTTCCAAGTCCTTGACCAGAATGGTGATGGGTACATCACTGTGGATGAGCTCAAGCAAAGCCTGTCCAAGCTGAGCGAGCCACTTTcccaggaggagctggaggacatGATCCGTGTGGCTGACGTGGACCAAGATGGGAAGGTGAACTATGAGGAGTTCGTGCGCGCCTGCGTTGAGAATTGA